The Elusimicrobiota bacterium genome window below encodes:
- the mnmE gene encoding tRNA uridine-5-carboxymethylaminomethyl(34) synthesis GTPase MnmE gives MKYSLDDTIAAISTPQGIGGIGIVRLSGIKSIEIAETIFKSTFHKTLLDLPTHTTHHGWIKTNSEFIDEVMVTILKKPHSYTGEDTIEISAHGGPVVLGKILDLCIEKGARPAEKGEFTFRAFIKGKMDLAKAESVAELICSKTESAAKASANQLKGILSKKVEAWRKKLVEILSKVEAALDHTEENIQFIQKDELKNTLSLLLEEVSDILKTADKGKLLRDGLKISIIGKPNSGKSSLLNALLERERAIVTDIPGTTRDILEESLELKGIPLVIVDTAGIRAHAQDIVEKIGQEKTKEAALSSDIILFILDSSVSFSDEDKQIADLLTDNSLIEKTIFVWNKTDLPLKINSEEILKLLPNKLPNVRPVRENERFTNKNGGIAFSSNSMISIQQRESATFSNGVKISAVKRTGLDSLEDAIVSFAHLEKEQKNTPLLITLRHKNVLERASKDLKEALEASQRNESEEFIAFHIRNSLNILGEITGETVTEEILDNIFSKFCIGK, from the coding sequence ATGAAATATTCTCTTGATGATACTATTGCAGCAATTTCTACGCCTCAAGGAATTGGGGGAATAGGAATAGTCCGGTTAAGCGGAATAAAATCTATTGAAATCGCGGAAACTATTTTTAAATCCACTTTTCATAAAACACTTCTTGATCTTCCTACACACACAACACACCACGGATGGATAAAAACAAACAGCGAATTTATAGACGAGGTTATGGTTACCATTCTTAAAAAACCTCATTCTTATACCGGCGAAGATACGATAGAAATTTCTGCCCACGGCGGGCCGGTTGTTTTGGGAAAAATATTAGACCTTTGCATTGAAAAAGGCGCAAGGCCTGCAGAAAAGGGGGAATTTACTTTTCGGGCATTTATAAAAGGGAAAATGGATCTTGCAAAAGCCGAATCAGTCGCTGAGCTGATATGCTCAAAAACCGAATCTGCGGCTAAAGCATCCGCTAATCAGCTTAAAGGAATTCTTTCAAAAAAAGTTGAAGCCTGGCGGAAAAAGTTAGTTGAAATACTTTCTAAAGTTGAGGCCGCTTTAGACCATACAGAAGAAAACATTCAATTTATTCAAAAAGATGAACTTAAAAACACCCTTTCTCTTCTTTTGGAAGAAGTTTCAGATATCTTAAAAACTGCCGACAAGGGTAAACTCCTGCGGGACGGATTAAAAATTTCAATAATAGGAAAGCCTAATTCCGGGAAATCTTCCCTGTTAAACGCTCTTCTTGAACGCGAAAGAGCCATCGTAACCGATATTCCCGGCACGACCCGAGATATTTTGGAAGAATCTCTTGAACTGAAAGGAATTCCTCTGGTTATAGTTGATACCGCAGGAATTCGAGCACATGCTCAGGATATAGTTGAAAAAATCGGCCAAGAAAAAACTAAAGAAGCTGCGCTTTCGTCAGATATAATCCTTTTTATTTTAGACTCTTCTGTTTCATTTTCAGACGAAGATAAGCAAATAGCCGATTTACTGACGGATAACTCGCTGATTGAAAAAACCATTTTTGTTTGGAATAAAACAGACTTGCCGCTTAAAATTAATAGTGAAGAAATTTTAAAACTTTTGCCGAATAAACTGCCAAATGTTCGCCCCGTTAGAGAAAACGAGCGCTTCACGAATAAAAATGGCGGCATTGCATTTTCTTCTAACAGCATGATTTCAATCCAGCAACGGGAATCTGCGACCTTCTCTAACGGGGTAAAAATTTCTGCTGTCAAAAGAACAGGCCTTGATTCCTTGGAAGACGCGATTGTTTCTTTCGCGCATTTAGAAAAAGAGCAAAAAAATACTCCACTGCTAATAACCTTGCGGCATAAAAATGTTTTAGAAAGGGCTTCTAAAGATTTAAAAGAGGCGCTTGAAGCATCCCAAAGAAACGAAAGCGAAGAATTTATTGCCTTCCATATAAGGAATTCTCTCAATATTCTTGGCGAAATTACCGGAGAAACCGTAACGGAAGAAATTCTAGACAATATTTTCTCAAAATTCTGTATAGGAAAGTGA
- the rsmA gene encoding 16S rRNA (adenine(1518)-N(6)/adenine(1519)-N(6))-dimethyltransferase RsmA, producing MRRKFGQNFLVDKNIARKIVDSAELSLNDTVIEIGPGKGILTEVIAPRVKELIAVEIDRKLSENLKTKYSSYPNTKIINENFLSFALPKGAHFKIVANLPYNIATAILQKILPSPFWDTAVVMVQKEVGERIAAKPGGKIYGAFSIFCQYFAQIKILFKVGPKCFLPSPRVDSVVLSLSNIFPKNINSGLFRLVNLCFQQRRKIILNSLSNGFDIRKEEILKILQEINIDPNIRPEYLDLKSFEGLTYAFKKYNILK from the coding sequence ATGAGACGGAAATTCGGACAAAACTTTCTTGTTGACAAAAATATAGCCAGAAAAATCGTCGATTCTGCCGAACTTTCTTTGAATGATACCGTTATTGAAATCGGGCCGGGGAAAGGAATTCTAACGGAAGTTATAGCGCCTCGAGTAAAAGAGCTTATCGCGGTTGAAATAGATAGAAAGCTTTCAGAAAACCTTAAAACAAAATATTCTTCATACCCTAACACAAAAATCATTAATGAAAATTTTCTGAGTTTTGCCTTGCCCAAGGGCGCTCATTTTAAAATTGTGGCAAACCTTCCTTACAATATTGCAACCGCTATACTTCAAAAAATTCTTCCTTCTCCTTTCTGGGATACTGCCGTAGTTATGGTTCAAAAAGAGGTCGGGGAAAGAATTGCCGCAAAGCCCGGAGGCAAAATTTACGGGGCGTTTTCAATTTTTTGCCAGTATTTTGCTCAAATAAAAATTCTTTTCAAAGTTGGCCCGAAATGTTTCCTGCCTTCACCTAGAGTTGATTCGGTTGTGCTTTCGCTTTCTAATATTTTTCCTAAGAATATAAATAGCGGCCTTTTCAGGCTAGTTAATCTTTGTTTCCAGCAAAGAAGAAAGATTATTTTGAACTCTTTATCAAACGGTTTCGATATACGAAAAGAAGAAATTTTGAAAATTTTGCAGGAAATTAATATTGATCCGAATATAAGGCCCGAATATCTCGATTTAAAAAGTTTTGAGGGCTTGACTTATGCTTTTAAAAAATATAATATTCTGAAGTAG